The following are encoded together in the Bombus pyrosoma isolate SC7728 linkage group LG17, ASM1482585v1, whole genome shotgun sequence genome:
- the LOC122576978 gene encoding NADH dehydrogenase [ubiquinone] iron-sulfur protein 4, mitochondrial isoform X2: MALRILSLLSPGSNSTRYGLTRRFFANTGTDTKPKSEIIVSKRLRTDLIPEEEQLARKAREEALIVVSECEDVGSCSGVPETHIKTRRVRIYCPAKNAMQSGTNNINYWQLDFDTRERWENPLMGWTSTGDPLSNVQVAFTTKEEAIAHCNKMGWEYYIQKPNVNSPKPRSYGTNFSWNKRTRVSTK; the protein is encoded by the exons ATGGCACTTCgtatattatcgttattatctcCAGGCAGTAATTCTACAAGATATGG ATTAACAAGAAGATTTTTCGCAAATACAGGTACAGATACTAAAccaaaaagtgaaataatagTATCAAAAAGACTCAGAACTGACTTGATACCCGAAGAAGAACAGTTGGCTCGAAAAGCTAGGGAAGAAGCATTAATTGTTGTATCAGAGTGTGAAGATGTTGGTAGTTGTTCAGGAGTTCCAGAAACTCATATAAAGACTCGTAGAGTACGTATTTATTGTCCTGCAAAAAATGCTATGCAATCTGGaacaaataacataaattactGGCAATTGGACTTTGATACACGTGAACGTTGGGAGAATCCTCTTATGGGATGGACTTCCAc TGGAGACCCTTTGTCTAATGTTCAGGTAGCATTTACTACAAAGGAAGAAGCTATTGCACATTGTAATAAGATGGGATGGGAATATTATATTCAGAAACCAAATGTTAATAGTCCCAAGCCTCGTAGTTATGGTACCAACTTTTCATGGAACAAGCGTACTAGAGTTTCgaccaaataa
- the LOC122576978 gene encoding NADH dehydrogenase [ubiquinone] iron-sulfur protein 4, mitochondrial isoform X4, with protein sequence MGTDTKPKSEIIVSKRLRTDLIPEEEQLARKAREEALIVVSECEDVGSCSGVPETHIKTRRVRIYCPAKNAMQSGTNNINYWQLDFDTRERWENPLMGWTSTGDPLSNVQVAFTTKEEAIAHCNKMGWEYYIQKPNVNSPKPRSYGTNFSWNKRTRVSTK encoded by the exons ATGG GTACAGATACTAAAccaaaaagtgaaataatagTATCAAAAAGACTCAGAACTGACTTGATACCCGAAGAAGAACAGTTGGCTCGAAAAGCTAGGGAAGAAGCATTAATTGTTGTATCAGAGTGTGAAGATGTTGGTAGTTGTTCAGGAGTTCCAGAAACTCATATAAAGACTCGTAGAGTACGTATTTATTGTCCTGCAAAAAATGCTATGCAATCTGGaacaaataacataaattactGGCAATTGGACTTTGATACACGTGAACGTTGGGAGAATCCTCTTATGGGATGGACTTCCAc TGGAGACCCTTTGTCTAATGTTCAGGTAGCATTTACTACAAAGGAAGAAGCTATTGCACATTGTAATAAGATGGGATGGGAATATTATATTCAGAAACCAAATGTTAATAGTCCCAAGCCTCGTAGTTATGGTACCAACTTTTCATGGAACAAGCGTACTAGAGTTTCgaccaaataa
- the LOC122576978 gene encoding NADH dehydrogenase [ubiquinone] iron-sulfur protein 4, mitochondrial isoform X3, translating into MAQHGLSIDKEGTDTKPKSEIIVSKRLRTDLIPEEEQLARKAREEALIVVSECEDVGSCSGVPETHIKTRRVRIYCPAKNAMQSGTNNINYWQLDFDTRERWENPLMGWTSTGDPLSNVQVAFTTKEEAIAHCNKMGWEYYIQKPNVNSPKPRSYGTNFSWNKRTRVSTK; encoded by the exons ATGGCACAACATGGTTTGTCTATAGACAAAGAAG GTACAGATACTAAAccaaaaagtgaaataatagTATCAAAAAGACTCAGAACTGACTTGATACCCGAAGAAGAACAGTTGGCTCGAAAAGCTAGGGAAGAAGCATTAATTGTTGTATCAGAGTGTGAAGATGTTGGTAGTTGTTCAGGAGTTCCAGAAACTCATATAAAGACTCGTAGAGTACGTATTTATTGTCCTGCAAAAAATGCTATGCAATCTGGaacaaataacataaattactGGCAATTGGACTTTGATACACGTGAACGTTGGGAGAATCCTCTTATGGGATGGACTTCCAc TGGAGACCCTTTGTCTAATGTTCAGGTAGCATTTACTACAAAGGAAGAAGCTATTGCACATTGTAATAAGATGGGATGGGAATATTATATTCAGAAACCAAATGTTAATAGTCCCAAGCCTCGTAGTTATGGTACCAACTTTTCATGGAACAAGCGTACTAGAGTTTCgaccaaataa
- the LOC122576978 gene encoding NADH dehydrogenase [ubiquinone] iron-sulfur protein 4, mitochondrial isoform X1 codes for MALRILSLLSPGSNSTRYGLVVFHDVPSFVSFFVENEKIKKDYILTRRFFANTGTDTKPKSEIIVSKRLRTDLIPEEEQLARKAREEALIVVSECEDVGSCSGVPETHIKTRRVRIYCPAKNAMQSGTNNINYWQLDFDTRERWENPLMGWTSTGDPLSNVQVAFTTKEEAIAHCNKMGWEYYIQKPNVNSPKPRSYGTNFSWNKRTRVSTK; via the exons ATGGCACTTCgtatattatcgttattatctcCAGGCAGTAATTCTACAAGATATGGGTTGGTTGTGTTCCATGATGTTCCctcttttgtttccttttttgttgaaaatgagaaaattaaaaaggattatat ATTAACAAGAAGATTTTTCGCAAATACAGGTACAGATACTAAAccaaaaagtgaaataatagTATCAAAAAGACTCAGAACTGACTTGATACCCGAAGAAGAACAGTTGGCTCGAAAAGCTAGGGAAGAAGCATTAATTGTTGTATCAGAGTGTGAAGATGTTGGTAGTTGTTCAGGAGTTCCAGAAACTCATATAAAGACTCGTAGAGTACGTATTTATTGTCCTGCAAAAAATGCTATGCAATCTGGaacaaataacataaattactGGCAATTGGACTTTGATACACGTGAACGTTGGGAGAATCCTCTTATGGGATGGACTTCCAc TGGAGACCCTTTGTCTAATGTTCAGGTAGCATTTACTACAAAGGAAGAAGCTATTGCACATTGTAATAAGATGGGATGGGAATATTATATTCAGAAACCAAATGTTAATAGTCCCAAGCCTCGTAGTTATGGTACCAACTTTTCATGGAACAAGCGTACTAGAGTTTCgaccaaataa
- the LOC122576977 gene encoding exosome complex component MTR3-like isoform X1 has protein sequence MPIDQKRLNGPEVTVPYHIYSDPDEKSDKVKHDLSERSDKRTNNEMRKIFLKTGIVSQAKGSAYIELGNTKVVCSVFDPREVSNKNGYCTQGEIYCEFKFAPFSCQKRKIHQQNAEEKQYSLILQRALEPAVCLHEFPNFQVDVYVMVLDNAGSSLAAAIMAASTALANAGVPMFGLVTASTIGIYDNHYLMDPTDIEEAICNTQPDNEGDFNHGTITLASLPQHNQISEVFLIGSINTNSVVQATEILTTANKDICPVLQQCLVKTIMKLHN, from the exons atgccTATCGATCAAAAACGGCTTAATGGTCCAGAAGTAACTGTGCCTTATCATATTTACTCTGATCCCGATGAAAAAAGTGACAAAGTAAAACATGATCTTAGTGAAAGAAGTGATAAACGGACCAACAATGAAATGCGAAAAATAT ttTTAAAAACAGGTATAGTTAGTCAAGCCAAAGGTTCTGCATATATAGAATTGGGAAATACAAAAGTAGTTTGTTCGGTGTTTGATCCTAGGGAGGTATCAAACAAGAATGGCTACTGCACACAAGGAGAAATTTATTgtgaatttaaatttgcacCATTCTCTTgtcaaaaacgaaaaattcaccAGCAAAATGCagaagaaaaacaatataGCTTAATTTTACAAAGGGCATTAGAACCAGCTGTGTGCTtg CATGAATTTCCTAATTTTCAAGTAGATGTATATGTAATGGTCTTGGATAATGCTGGTTCCTCATTGGCAGCTGCAATTATGGCTGCTAGTACTGCTTTAGCTAATGCAGGTGTTCCTATGTTTGGTTTAGTTACAGCTTCTACTATA GGTATATATGATAATCATTACCTAATGGATCCTACGGACATAGAAGAAGCAATATGCAATACACAACCAGATAACGAAGGCGATTTTAATCATGGGACAATTACATTAGCTAGTCTTCCGCAACATAATCAAATATctgaagtatttttaattggcAGTATTAATACAAACTCTGTTGTACAAGCAACAGAAATTTTAACAACAGCTAATAAAGATATTTGTCCTGTACTTCAACAATGTTTAGTAAAAACTATTATGAAACtacataattaa
- the LOC122576977 gene encoding exosome complex component MTR3-like isoform X2: MLQSLIVLKTGIVSQAKGSAYIELGNTKVVCSVFDPREVSNKNGYCTQGEIYCEFKFAPFSCQKRKIHQQNAEEKQYSLILQRALEPAVCLHEFPNFQVDVYVMVLDNAGSSLAAAIMAASTALANAGVPMFGLVTASTIGIYDNHYLMDPTDIEEAICNTQPDNEGDFNHGTITLASLPQHNQISEVFLIGSINTNSVVQATEILTTANKDICPVLQQCLVKTIMKLHN; this comes from the exons atgttaCAATCACTTATag ttTTAAAAACAGGTATAGTTAGTCAAGCCAAAGGTTCTGCATATATAGAATTGGGAAATACAAAAGTAGTTTGTTCGGTGTTTGATCCTAGGGAGGTATCAAACAAGAATGGCTACTGCACACAAGGAGAAATTTATTgtgaatttaaatttgcacCATTCTCTTgtcaaaaacgaaaaattcaccAGCAAAATGCagaagaaaaacaatataGCTTAATTTTACAAAGGGCATTAGAACCAGCTGTGTGCTtg CATGAATTTCCTAATTTTCAAGTAGATGTATATGTAATGGTCTTGGATAATGCTGGTTCCTCATTGGCAGCTGCAATTATGGCTGCTAGTACTGCTTTAGCTAATGCAGGTGTTCCTATGTTTGGTTTAGTTACAGCTTCTACTATA GGTATATATGATAATCATTACCTAATGGATCCTACGGACATAGAAGAAGCAATATGCAATACACAACCAGATAACGAAGGCGATTTTAATCATGGGACAATTACATTAGCTAGTCTTCCGCAACATAATCAAATATctgaagtatttttaattggcAGTATTAATACAAACTCTGTTGTACAAGCAACAGAAATTTTAACAACAGCTAATAAAGATATTTGTCCTGTACTTCAACAATGTTTAGTAAAAACTATTATGAAACtacataattaa
- the LOC122576976 gene encoding TATA-box-binding protein codes for MDQMLPSPGFSIPSIGTPLHQPEEDQQILPNALQQQQQQQSQQPQQSQQQYQLQQLHAMSPNIQSGMLMIGTPQKTMHAYATAPTFATPQSLMQPQTPQNMMSPHLQNSNHIAPPSIAPSTPGPMTPMTPASADPAILPQLQNIVSTVNLNCKLDLKKIALHARNAEYNPKRFAAVIMRIREPRTTALIFSSGKMVCTGAKSEEDSRLAARKYARIIQKLGFPAKFLDFKIQNMVGSCDVKFPIRLEGLVLTHGQFSSYEPELFPGLIYRMVKPRIVLLIFVSGKVVLTGAKVRQEIYEAFDNIYPILKSFKKQ; via the exons atggatcAGATGTTGCCTAGTCCCGGATTTAGCATACCAAGCATTGGTACTCCTTTACATCAGCCAGAGGAGGATCAGCAAATTTTGCCTAATGCGttacaacaacagcaacagcaacaatcGCAGCAACCACAACAATCACAACAACAATATCAATTACAACAATTGCATGCTATGAGTCCAAACATCCAAAGTGGAATGCTTATGATTGGGACGCCACAAAAAACTATGCATGCCTATGCAACAGCGCCTACTTTTGCAACACCACAAAGTCTTATGCAACCACAAACACCG cAAAATATGATGTCTCCACATCTACAAAATAGTAATCATATAGCTCCTCCATCTATAGCACCGTCTACTCCTGGTCCTATGACACCTATGACACCGGCTTCTGCAGATCCAGCAATACTACCACAACTTCA GAATATTGTTTCTACAGTTAATTTAAACTGCAagttagatttaaaaaaaatagctCTTCATGCTAGAAATGCAGAATATAATCCAAAGAGATTTGCCGCAGTTATTATGAGGATAAGGGAACCAAGAACTACTgctttaatatttagtagTGGAAAAATGGTTTGCACTGGAGCAAAAAGTGAAGAAGATTCTCGATTGGCTGCAAGAAAGTATGCCAGAATTATTCAAAAGCTTGGTTTTCCT GCAAAATTTCTTGATTTCAAAATACAAAACATGGTAGGCAGCTGTGAtgtgaaatttccaattagaTTAGAAGGATTAGTACTTACACATGGACAATTCTCTTCGTATGAACCAGAACTCTTCCCTGGATTAATATATCGTATGGTTAAACCCAGAATCGTTTTACTGATATTTGTTTCAGGAAAAGTAGTTTTAACAG GAGCAAAAGTTAGGCAGGAGATCTACGAAGCATTTGATAATATCTATCCCATTTTGAAGAGTTTTAAAAagcaatga
- the LOC122576975 gene encoding asparagine--tRNA ligase, cytoplasmic, producing the protein MPVMESSKSLLDAIYTSQKYGNDETGNGTDTNPFKTILRAMRYVGKEPFPPFYQDSNEDGKKYVIVSKSQFKKAQKIWARNEYKNEDKQKKLLEDEEKRLKNLEEAKTIIIQEDTTLSPAICIKIRDSIYHRDQRVKLFGWVHRLRRQGRALMFITLRDGTGFLQCVLSNILCQTYNALTLSTEASIEIFGTLKIVPEGKNAPNGHELHVDYWRLIGTSPPGGADSILNEEALPDVQLDNRHIMIRGENTSRVLLVRSVLMQAFRDHFNEKGYSEVTPPTLVQTQVEGGSTLFKLDYFGEEAFLTQSSQLYLETCLPAMGDVYCIAQSYRAEQSRTRRHLAEYTHVEAEYAFITFEELLDRLEDMICDVVDRVLKSKFGYLVKELNPDFKIPRKPFKRMDYKDAIEYLQINNITKDDGTFYEFGEDIPEMPERKMTDIINEPIMLCRFPAEIKSFYMQRCADDKRLTESVDVLLPNVGEIVGGSMRIWDYDELLEGYSSANIDPKPYYWYTDQRKYGTCPHGGFGLGLERFLCWLLNRYHIREACLYPRFLERCRP; encoded by the exons ATGCCGGTGATGGAGTCTTCTAAATCATTATTAG atGCAATTTATACTTCTCAAAAGTATGGGAACGATGAGACTGGCAATGGTACTGACACTAATccttttaaaacaattttaagagCAATGCGTTATGTAGGAAAAGAACCATTTCCACCATTTTATCAAGATTCTAACGAGGATGGAAAAAAATATGTGATAGTATCAAAATcacaatttaaaaaagcaCAAAAAATTTGGGCAAggaatgaatataaaaatgaagacaAACAAAAGAAGTTATTAGAGGATGAAgagaaaagattgaaaaactTGGAAGAAgctaaaacaattataattcaaGAAGATACCACTTTGTCACCtgcaatttgtataaaaattcgagataGTATCTATCATCGAGATCAACGAGTAAAACTTTTTGGATGGGTGCATAGGCTTAGACGTCaag GAAGGGCACTTATGTTTATTACATTGAGAGATGGAACAGGATTTCTACAATGTGTACTTAGCAATATTTTATGCCAAACGTACAATGCGTTGACCTTATCCACAGAAGCttccattgaaatatttggaacTCTCAAGATTGTACCAGAGGGAAAAAAT GCTCCGAATGGACATGAATTACATGTTGATTATTGGAGATTAATAGGAACATCACCTCCTGGTGGTGCAGATTCCATTTTAAATGAAGAAGCTCTTCCTGATGTGCAGTTAGATAATAGACATATTATGATTCGTGGTGAAAAT ACATCTCGCGTATTACTTGTGAGATCTGTGTTGATGCAGGCATTTAGGGATCACTTCAATGAAAAGGGTTACAGTGAAGTAACACCACCAACATTAGTGCAAACGCAGGTAGAAGGTGGATCAACATTATTCAAGCTGGATTACTTTGG AGAAGAAGCATTTTTGACTCAAAGTTCACAGCTTTATTTAGAAACTTGCCTTCCAGCAATGGGTGATGTATATTGTATTGCGCAGTCTTATAGAGCAGAACAATCTCGGACTCGGAGACATCTTGCAGA ATATACACATGTGGAGGCAGAATATGCATTTATTACATTCGAAGAATTATTGGATCGATTAGAAGATATGATATGTGATGTCGTTGATCGCGTCCTTAAATCAAAGTTTGGTTATTTAGTCAAAGAATTAAATCCTGATTTTAAAATACCACGAAAGCCATTCAAAAGAATGGATTACAAAGATGCAATCGAATATCTTCAAATCAACAATATAACCAAAGATGATGGaacattttatgaatttgGCGAA GACATTCCAGAAATGCCAGAGAGAAAAATGAccgatataataaatgaaccGATAATGTTGTGTAGATTTCCTGCAGAAATCAAGTCATTTTATATGCAACGTTGCGCTGATGACAAACGTCTTACAGAATCGGTGGATGTGCTTTTACCGAATGTTGGTGAGATAGTTGGAGGTTCGATGCGTATTTGGGACTATGATGAATTGTTGGAAGGCTATTCTAGTGCAAACATAGACCCAAAACCATACTATTGGTATACCGATCAA CGAAAATATGGAACTTGCCCTCATGGTGGATTTGGATTAGGTCTTGAAAGATTTTTATGCTGGCTTTTGAATAGATATCATATACGCGAAGCATGTCTTTATCCACGTTTCTTGGAACGTTGTCGACCTTAG
- the LOC122576979 gene encoding uncharacterized protein LOC122576979, with translation MVYYRKNEVHLKRIKLDLKYMETQNKRLKEHIKEKMIQKFGCKVSLINLYQTILQRLIYDTKIDVRKIMKSLSKNIENAKWNCNKGLIVLKTLIRNNTEKLSFLTILEKEKFKLRKILEQTLLSEETMLQIEHEHKVDIVALENILYNQIQQKHILQYDIEGLKTGSKKLSSICLD, from the exons atGGTTTATTACAGGAAAAACGAAGTGCAtctaaaacgaataaaattggacttaaaatatatggaaACTCAAAATAAGAGGCTGAAGGAAcacattaaagaaaaaatgatacaaaaatttgGTTGTAAAGTGTCTTTGATTAACCTTTATCAGACTATTTtacaaagattaatttatGATACAAAAATTGATGTACGGAAAATTATGAAGAGTTTATCTAAAAACATAGAaa atGCAAAATGGAATTGCAATAAAggattaattgttttaaaaactttaattcgaaataataccgaaaaattaagtttcttgacaatattagaaaaagaaaagttcaaACTCAGAAAAATTTTGGAACAAACTTTACTCTCAGAA GAAACTATGCTACAAATAGAACATGAGCACAAAGTTGACATAGTTGCgcttgaaaatattctttataatcaAATACAGCAAAAACATATACTGCAATATGATATAGAAGGTCTTAAAACTGGAtcaaaaaaattatcttcaatTTGTTTGGATTAA